From the Oleiharenicola lentus genome, one window contains:
- the ctaD gene encoding cytochrome c oxidase subunit I, protein MAQAIAKSDYTGSAPAHADTQTFQLFARPTAKTGLVSWLTTVDHKKIGLMYAGFAILFFLIGGLEALLIRTQLMLPNNRFISAQLYNELFTMHGTTMIFLAVMPLNAAFFNLLIPLQIGARDVAFPRLNTFSLWTWVVGAILLNLGWLSHVHDAFKGFGGAPDIGWFGYAPLTSKVFTPDISTDMWVLGLQILGLSSIVASLNFIVTIINMRAPGLTMMRLPVFVWMALVTSFLLILALPAIAIALVEVMMDRNFGTSFFEVSGGGQPILWQHLFWVFGHPEVYILILPPMGYVSEILPTFSRKPLFGYPIVVFSGAAIGFIGFGVWSHHMFTTGMGTIATAAFSLATMAIAVPTGVKIFNWIGTLWGGRIVTRTPMMFALGFIWMFMLGGFSGIMHSAAPADAQQQDSYFVIAHFHYVLIGGATFALLAAIHFWFPKFFGRLVPEFWGKLSFWIIFVGFNATFFPMHFLGLNGMPRRTWTYDGNMGWNEGNFFATMGAYLLGVGIFTYFAVLVWTFFKGEKCGNDPWDARTLEWSIPSPPPEHNFDAIPKVHARDGWWYEKTHREEIAKERAENIKAEEAHGGIHMPDQSWYPLVAAIGLLIGAYNFGQLWHPVTFFGNQVLANHLPLAIFGGVIMVLGLYLWSLEGPGGYHLHLGKDGKMTESRGGHH, encoded by the coding sequence ATGGCCCAAGCCATCGCCAAATCCGACTACACCGGCTCCGCCCCCGCGCACGCCGACACCCAGACATTCCAATTGTTTGCCCGCCCGACGGCCAAGACTGGTCTGGTCAGCTGGCTGACCACCGTGGACCACAAGAAGATCGGCCTCATGTATGCCGGCTTCGCGATCCTCTTCTTCCTGATCGGCGGCCTAGAGGCGCTGCTGATCCGCACGCAGCTCATGCTGCCGAACAACCGTTTCATCAGTGCCCAGCTCTACAACGAGCTGTTCACGATGCACGGCACCACCATGATCTTCCTCGCGGTGATGCCCCTCAACGCGGCGTTCTTCAACCTGCTCATCCCGCTCCAGATCGGTGCCCGCGACGTTGCTTTCCCGCGTCTCAACACGTTCTCCCTCTGGACCTGGGTGGTCGGCGCCATTCTGCTGAACCTCGGCTGGCTCTCCCACGTGCATGACGCCTTCAAGGGCTTCGGCGGCGCCCCGGACATCGGCTGGTTCGGCTACGCCCCGCTCACCTCCAAGGTGTTCACGCCGGACATCTCCACCGACATGTGGGTCCTCGGCCTGCAAATCCTCGGCCTCTCCTCGATCGTGGCCTCCCTCAACTTCATCGTCACGATCATCAACATGCGCGCGCCCGGCCTCACCATGATGCGCCTGCCGGTGTTCGTGTGGATGGCCCTCGTGACGAGCTTCCTCCTCATTCTCGCCCTGCCCGCCATCGCCATCGCGCTGGTCGAGGTCATGATGGACCGCAACTTCGGCACCAGTTTCTTCGAGGTTTCCGGCGGCGGCCAGCCCATCCTCTGGCAACACCTGTTCTGGGTGTTCGGCCACCCGGAAGTTTACATCCTGATTCTGCCCCCGATGGGTTACGTTTCGGAGATTCTCCCGACCTTCTCGCGCAAGCCGCTCTTCGGCTACCCGATCGTGGTTTTCTCCGGCGCGGCCATCGGCTTCATCGGCTTCGGCGTGTGGAGCCACCACATGTTCACCACCGGCATGGGCACGATCGCCACGGCGGCCTTCTCGCTCGCCACCATGGCCATCGCGGTGCCGACCGGCGTCAAGATCTTCAACTGGATCGGCACCCTCTGGGGCGGCCGCATCGTGACCCGCACCCCCATGATGTTCGCGCTCGGCTTCATCTGGATGTTCATGCTCGGCGGTTTCTCGGGCATCATGCACTCCGCCGCCCCGGCCGACGCCCAGCAGCAGGACAGCTACTTCGTCATTGCCCACTTCCACTACGTGCTCATCGGCGGCGCCACCTTTGCCTTGCTGGCCGCGATACATTTCTGGTTCCCGAAATTTTTCGGCCGCCTCGTGCCGGAGTTCTGGGGCAAGCTCTCCTTCTGGATCATCTTCGTGGGCTTCAATGCCACGTTCTTCCCGATGCACTTCCTCGGCCTGAACGGCATGCCCCGCCGCACCTGGACTTACGACGGCAACATGGGGTGGAACGAGGGCAACTTCTTCGCCACCATGGGAGCCTACCTGCTGGGCGTCGGCATCTTCACCTACTTCGCGGTGCTCGTCTGGACCTTCTTCAAGGGCGAAAAGTGCGGCAACGATCCTTGGGACGCCCGCACGCTTGAGTGGTCCATCCCCTCCCCCCCGCCGGAGCACAATTTCGACGCCATCCCCAAGGTCCACGCTCGCGACGGCTGGTGGTATGAGAAGACCCACCGGGAGGAGATCGCCAAGGAGCGCGCCGAAAACATCAAGGCGGAGGAGGCCCACGGCGGCATCCACATGCCCGACCAGTCCTGGTATCCGCTGGTGGCCGCCATCGGCCTCCTCATCGGAGCCTACAACTTCGGCCAGCTTTGGCACCCGGTCACCTTCTTTGGCAACCAGGTTCTGGCCAATCACCTCCCCCTCGCCATCTTCGGCGGCGTCATCATGGTCCTCGGGCTTTACCTCTGGTCCCTCGAGGGTCCCGGCGGCTACCACCTTCATCTGGGCAAGGATGGCAAGATGACCGAATCGCGCGGCGGCCACCATTGA
- a CDS encoding cytochrome C oxidase subunit IV family protein has protein sequence MSAPATAHADAGHHEPSKFHVYIQIAMILSVITGIEVVLIYMPLATWLIVTSLCVLSAVKFLFVIFYFMHLRWDKAFCTVLFFIGLILAGGTMWALLHLFGAEASVPLSATPALLLF, from the coding sequence ATGTCCGCTCCCGCCACCGCTCACGCCGACGCCGGCCACCACGAGCCGAGCAAGTTTCACGTTTATATCCAGATCGCCATGATCCTGTCGGTGATCACCGGCATCGAGGTCGTGCTGATCTACATGCCGCTGGCCACGTGGCTGATCGTCACCTCGCTGTGCGTGCTTTCCGCCGTGAAGTTCCTCTTCGTTATTTTCTACTTCATGCACCTGCGCTGGGACAAGGCGTTCTGCACCGTGCTCTTCTTCATCGGGCTGATCCTTGCCGGCGGCACGATGTGGGCCCTGCTCCACCTCTTCGGGGCCGAGGCCAGCGTGCCGCTCTCGGCCACGCCGGCGCTGCTGCTCTTCTGA
- a CDS encoding cytochrome c oxidase subunit 3, translated as MSSHAATGAIDHHHDHTTSTGIPNKKLLWWAFLASDCMFFGALISTHLVYRLNPPPGNAEPTKVFNIELTSFSTFILLMSSLLMALAVNAIQRGNVKSTRSMLLGTMFFGCIFLGGQVYEFEHFVKSFDMKLTNSIFGSTFYTLTGTHGTHVAIGVLLLGMMYVRTFKPLHGNGLLKNFLHLGAICTVMAVSFIWFVPGLIEMVYGLSFGDFLKHAGVPLAVGAAALALSFWLGRDHGQVEFGEKNAGDVEAIGLYWHFVDIVWIIIFTAVYLLEYL; from the coding sequence ATGAGCAGTCACGCGGCCACTGGCGCCATCGACCATCACCACGACCACACGACGTCGACCGGCATTCCGAACAAGAAGCTCCTTTGGTGGGCCTTCCTTGCCTCGGACTGCATGTTCTTCGGCGCCCTCATCTCGACGCATCTCGTCTACCGCCTCAACCCGCCCCCGGGCAACGCGGAGCCGACCAAGGTCTTCAACATCGAGCTGACCTCGTTCTCGACGTTCATCCTCCTGATGTCGTCCCTGCTCATGGCCCTCGCCGTGAATGCGATCCAGCGTGGCAACGTGAAGAGCACCCGCTCGATGCTGCTCGGCACGATGTTCTTTGGCTGCATCTTCCTCGGCGGCCAGGTCTATGAGTTCGAGCACTTCGTGAAGTCCTTCGACATGAAGCTCACGAACAGCATCTTCGGCTCGACCTTCTACACCCTGACCGGCACCCACGGCACCCACGTGGCCATCGGTGTGCTCCTGCTGGGCATGATGTATGTGCGCACTTTCAAGCCGCTCCATGGCAACGGACTCCTGAAGAACTTCCTTCACCTCGGTGCGATCTGCACGGTGATGGCAGTTTCCTTCATCTGGTTCGTCCCCGGACTGATCGAGATGGTCTATGGCCTGAGCTTCGGCGATTTCCTCAAGCACGCGGGCGTGCCGCTGGCCGTCGGTGCCGCGGCCCTCGCCCTGAGCTTCTGGCTCGGCCGCGACCACGGTCAGGTTGAGTTCGGCGAGAAAAACGCCGGCGACGTCGAGGCCATCGGTCTCTACTGGCACTTCGTCGATATCGTCTGGATCATCATTTTCACCGCCGTCTATCTCCTGGAGTATCTCTAA